The genomic stretch ATCTTTCGTACATGTTCAATGCACTTTTATAGTCGTTGGCTTTTTCGAAAGCAAGTCCGGCTTTCATCATGATAACCGGGGTGGTTGCCATATTGGTCGTTCCGGTAGTTGCTTTTTGATAATAGCTAGACGCTTTTTTGAAATCGCCCAATTGCATGTAAGCGTCACCCAAGTTTGCCGTTACCATACTGGAAAAAATCACATCGTCAGAAGAGAATTTTTCCAAGTGTTTAATGGCGTTTTGGTTGTCACCCAAGTGCAAATAACAGATTCCTGCATAATAATTAGCCAAATTTCCGCTAGGAGTAGAACTGTATTTGTCAATGATTTCCAAGAAACCGGGGGCGTTCCCATCGCCGTTAAGAGCCATGTTGAAAGAGTCTTTTTCAAAAAGATTCTCGGCAACGAACATTTGTTTCAATGCTTCTTCTTCCATCGGGGCTTTGTAGAATCTATAGTATCCCAAGATCACGCCTACCACGATGATAATAACGAGGACTCCTCTTACCAATAACTTTTGATTTTTCTCGATGAATTGTTCGGTTGAAATCGTGGCTTCTTCAATTTGTTCAAAGCCATCCGCACGTTTCTGTTTCTCTTTTGACATGGTTATATGTTTTTGTTATTTACTTTTCTTATTCCTAGACGTATCGCTCGTCAACGTGCAAAATTAATTTTTTTTTTTATACCAAAAGGATCTCCGTGAAATTTTATGCAAAAAATTATCTGTCCGGTGGATTATATCCTTCTTTTCCTTACTTTTGGTTGTTTGTTTCACGTTTGCGTTGGAACTTGTTGCTTGTAACCACTAACAGTTGAAGTGAATGATTTTAAAGAACTTGAATGTTGTCAACTATAAGAATATTGCCGAGGCGAGTGTTGCGTGTTCTCCCCGGTTTAACTGTTTTATCGGGAATAATGGCGTGGGGAAGACCAATATTCTGGATGCCGTGTATCAGTTGTCAATGTGTAAAAGCTATTTCAACTTGCCTGATGCGCAGAATATTTGTCATGGGGAGGCTTTTTTCGTGATCGAGGGACAATATATGCACGGGGACGAGGAAATTGACGTGTATTGCGGGGTGAAACGAGGACAGAAGAAGATTTTTAAAAAGAATAAAAAGGCTTATACCCGACTTTCCGATCACATCGGGTTGTTGCCGTTAGTTATTATTTCACCTGCGGATGTGGTATTGATTGATGGTGCTAGCGAGGAGAGAAGACGTTTTATTGACGGGGTGATCAGTCAATGTGATAAGGAGTACTTGCAGTTATTGATTCGCTATAACCGGGTGTTGATGCAGCGAAATAGTTTTTTGAAGGAATATGCGGGACAGTCGATTGATACAGATATGTTGTCTGTGTGGGATGAACAACTTGCGGATAGCGGGCGTGTTATTCTTGAACGGCGTAGGGCTTTCGTGGCGGAGTTGGAAGAGATGTTCCAAATGTATTATGATCGGGTTTCCTTGGGGAGGGAAAAGGTTATGCTGGAGTATTCTACGACTATAAAGAATGATGATTTCTTGGCTTCATTGCGTGGTAGTTTCGAGCGGGATCGGATATTGACTTACACGACGGTGGGAGTGCATCGGGATGATTTGAATTTGAGCCTGGAAGGGTACCCCGTGAAAAAGCTGGGGTCTCAGGGACAGAAAAAAAGTTTCCTGACAGCGTTGAAATTGGCACAGTTTGCTTACTTGGTGAAGCAGAAGGGGGTGAAGCCGTTGCTACTGTTGGATGATATTTTTGATAAGCTGGATGCTGATCGGGTAAGCCAGATCATTCGAATTGTTTCAAGTACGGACTTTGGTCAGGTTTTTGTTACGGATACCAATCGTGAACATATAGACGAAATTTTGAAGCAACATGCCATGGAATACAAGATATTTCATGTTGAAGGGGGAGAAGTGATGAATTTGTGATTTATGATTTACGATTATGTGATTCTTTACCACCGAATACACGTTCTAATCACGGAATTAGAGTATCATAAATCGTGAATCATAAATCACTAAATTTGGAGGGATTTGAAATTTAAAATCTAAAATTCATTCGGGTTGTTCAGAAAATCGTATTTTTGTAGAATGAATTTAACTGTAGAATCATAATAAAATAGGAATGTTTTGAAGCAGGGTAAGACGTTGACAATGGATGAGCTGGTAAATCTTTACTTGGAGCAGATGGGGTTATCCCGTCAGTTCAAAGAGAGGGAGGTGTGCCAGGTTTGGCCGGATGTTGTGGGGGGAATGATTGCTT from Butyricimonas virosa encodes the following:
- a CDS encoding tetratricopeptide repeat protein; this translates as MSKEKQKRADGFEQIEEATISTEQFIEKNQKLLVRGVLVIIIVVGVILGYYRFYKAPMEEEALKQMFVAENLFEKDSFNMALNGDGNAPGFLEIIDKYSSTPSGNLANYYAGICYLHLGDNQNAIKHLEKFSSDDVIFSSMVTANLGDAYMQLGDFKKASSYYQKATTGTTNMATTPVIMMKAGLAFEKANDYKSALNMYERLEKEFPASYEARDIEKYITRAKLHMK
- the recF gene encoding DNA replication/repair protein RecF (All proteins in this family for which functions are known are DNA-binding proteins that assist the filamentation of RecA onto DNA for the initiation of recombination or recombinational repair.); translated protein: MILKNLNVVNYKNIAEASVACSPRFNCFIGNNGVGKTNILDAVYQLSMCKSYFNLPDAQNICHGEAFFVIEGQYMHGDEEIDVYCGVKRGQKKIFKKNKKAYTRLSDHIGLLPLVIISPADVVLIDGASEERRRFIDGVISQCDKEYLQLLIRYNRVLMQRNSFLKEYAGQSIDTDMLSVWDEQLADSGRVILERRRAFVAELEEMFQMYYDRVSLGREKVMLEYSTTIKNDDFLASLRGSFERDRILTYTTVGVHRDDLNLSLEGYPVKKLGSQGQKKSFLTALKLAQFAYLVKQKGVKPLLLLDDIFDKLDADRVSQIIRIVSSTDFGQVFVTDTNREHIDEILKQHAMEYKIFHVEGGEVMNL